The Streptomyces sp. NBC_00440 genome contains a region encoding:
- a CDS encoding aminopeptidase P family protein — protein sequence MAEVFAVRRARLRDRCLAAGSGAALVSRPANVRYLAGAAPAGAVLLLGPDGDELLCPAEPPDDHQDGRPDEHLRLTVLPAPGGDPAVAAAGRLGSVGAVTLAVEEHHLTVARHRALQSVAPRVRLADLARAVEQQRIIKDEDEIRCLRTAGEITDQALGELLESILVGRTERHLALELERRLVDHGAAGPSLPTSVATGPNAGLCGHRPTDRRVEEGDLLSVRLGAVYRGYRCEIGRTFVIGTAPADWQIELYDLVFAAQRAGREALVPGAACRDVDLAARHVLEAAGHGDTLGPSTGHGVGLEIDEDPQLAPAAMGKLDACVPVTVEPGVHLPGRGGVRIDDTLVVRPEADGGPELLTITTKELLAL from the coding sequence ATGGCAGAGGTGTTTGCGGTCCGCCGGGCAAGGCTGCGCGACCGGTGCCTGGCAGCGGGCAGCGGGGCGGCGCTGGTCTCCCGGCCGGCCAACGTCCGGTATCTCGCCGGTGCGGCCCCGGCGGGCGCGGTCCTGCTGCTGGGCCCCGACGGCGATGAGCTTCTCTGCCCTGCCGAGCCGCCGGACGACCACCAGGACGGCCGCCCCGACGAGCATCTGCGGCTCACGGTGCTGCCGGCGCCGGGCGGCGACCCGGCGGTGGCCGCCGCCGGCCGGCTCGGCTCGGTGGGCGCCGTGACGCTGGCCGTCGAGGAGCACCATCTGACCGTCGCGCGGCACCGGGCCCTGCAGTCGGTGGCTCCGCGGGTGCGTCTCGCCGATCTCGCCCGCGCCGTCGAGCAGCAGCGGATCATCAAGGACGAGGACGAGATCCGCTGTCTGCGCACCGCGGGGGAGATCACCGACCAGGCCCTGGGCGAGCTGCTCGAATCGATCCTCGTCGGGCGCACCGAGCGCCATCTCGCCCTGGAGCTGGAGCGCCGCCTGGTCGACCACGGAGCCGCCGGTCCTTCCCTCCCGACCTCGGTGGCCACCGGTCCCAACGCCGGACTGTGCGGCCACCGCCCGACCGACCGCCGGGTCGAGGAGGGCGATCTGCTCTCCGTCCGGCTCGGGGCGGTGTACCGCGGATACCGATGTGAGATCGGCCGGACGTTCGTCATCGGGACGGCGCCCGCGGACTGGCAGATCGAGCTGTACGACCTGGTCTTCGCCGCACAACGGGCAGGTCGGGAGGCACTTGTGCCCGGCGCGGCCTGCCGGGACGTGGACCTCGCGGCACGCCATGTACTGGAGGCCGCGGGCCACGGCGACACCCTCGGTCCGTCGACCGGACACGGTGTCGGGCTCGAAATCGACGAGGACCCGCAGCTGGCACCTGCGGCCATGGGTAAACTGGACGCTTGCGTGCCGGTCACCGTCGAACCGGGGGTCCACCTCCCTGGCCGGGGCGGAGTCCGGATCGATGACACGCTCGTCGTACGCCCTGAGGCGGACGGCGGACCCGAGCTACTCACCATTACGACCAAGGAGCTGCTCGCCCTCTAG
- the efp gene encoding elongation factor P, producing the protein MASTNDLKNGLVLKLDGGQLWSVVEFQHVKPGKGPAFVRTKLKNVLSGKVVDKTFNAGVKVETATIDRRDMQFSYMDGEYFVFMDMDTYDQLMVDRKSVGDAANFLIEGFTASVAQYEGEVLYVELPAAVELTIQHTDPGVQGDRSTGGTKPATLETGYEIGVPLFITTGEKIKVDTRSGDYLGRVNS; encoded by the coding sequence GTGGCTTCCACGAACGACCTCAAGAACGGCCTGGTGCTCAAGCTCGACGGGGGCCAGCTCTGGTCCGTCGTCGAGTTCCAGCACGTCAAGCCCGGCAAGGGCCCGGCTTTTGTGCGCACCAAGCTCAAGAACGTGCTTTCCGGCAAGGTCGTCGACAAGACGTTCAACGCCGGTGTGAAGGTCGAGACGGCCACCATTGACCGACGCGACATGCAGTTCTCGTACATGGACGGCGAGTACTTCGTGTTCATGGACATGGACACCTACGACCAGTTGATGGTCGACCGCAAGTCGGTCGGTGACGCGGCCAACTTCCTCATCGAGGGCTTCACCGCCTCGGTCGCCCAGTACGAGGGCGAGGTGCTCTACGTCGAGCTCCCGGCCGCGGTCGAGCTGACGATCCAGCACACCGACCCGGGCGTCCAGGGCGACCGTTCCACCGGTGGCACCAAGCCCGCCACCCTGGAGACCGGTTACGAGATCGGTGTCCCGCTGTTCATCACGACCGGCGAGAAGATCAAGGTCGACACGCGATCCGGTGATTATCTCGGCCGGGTGAACAGCTAA
- the aroB gene encoding 3-dehydroquinate synthase, which yields MTQDAPIRIQVGGTDGHDPYEVLVGRQLLGELPALIGEQTRRVAVLHPEALAETGEAVRQDLADQGYEAIAVQLPNAEEAKTVEVAAYCWKALGQTGFTRTDVIIGVGGGATTDVAGFVAATWLRGVRWIAVPTTVLGMVDAAVGGKTGINTAEGKNLVGAFHPPAGVLCDLAALDSLPVNDYVSGMAEIIKAGFIADPAILDLVESDPEGARTPAGPHTAELIERSIRVKAEVVSNDLKESGLREILNYGHTLAHAIEKNERYKWRHGAAVSVGMVFAAELGRLAGRLDDATADRHSAVLASVGLPLTYRGDQWPKLLETMKVDKKSRGNVLRFIVLDGLAKPTVLEGPDPAVLLAAFGEVSA from the coding sequence ATGACGCAGGACGCCCCCATCCGTATCCAGGTCGGCGGCACGGACGGCCACGATCCGTACGAGGTGCTGGTCGGCCGTCAGCTGCTGGGCGAACTGCCCGCGCTGATCGGCGAGCAGACCAGGCGGGTCGCCGTACTGCACCCCGAGGCGCTGGCCGAGACCGGCGAGGCGGTGCGCCAGGACCTCGCCGACCAGGGGTACGAGGCCATCGCGGTCCAGCTGCCCAACGCCGAGGAGGCCAAGACCGTCGAGGTCGCCGCCTACTGCTGGAAGGCACTGGGCCAGACCGGGTTCACCCGCACCGACGTCATCATCGGCGTCGGCGGCGGCGCGACCACCGACGTGGCCGGGTTCGTCGCGGCGACCTGGCTGCGCGGAGTGCGCTGGATCGCCGTCCCCACCACCGTGCTCGGCATGGTGGACGCGGCCGTCGGCGGCAAGACCGGCATCAACACCGCCGAGGGCAAGAACCTGGTGGGCGCCTTCCACCCGCCCGCCGGGGTACTCTGCGACCTCGCCGCGCTGGACTCGCTCCCGGTCAACGACTACGTCTCCGGGATGGCCGAGATCATCAAGGCCGGTTTCATCGCCGACCCGGCCATCCTCGACCTCGTGGAGTCCGACCCCGAGGGGGCCCGTACACCCGCAGGACCGCACACCGCCGAGCTGATCGAGCGGTCCATCCGGGTCAAGGCCGAGGTCGTGTCGAACGACCTCAAGGAGTCGGGGCTGCGGGAGATCCTCAACTACGGCCACACGCTCGCCCACGCCATCGAGAAGAACGAGCGCTACAAGTGGCGGCACGGCGCCGCCGTCTCGGTCGGCATGGTGTTCGCCGCCGAACTCGGCCGTCTCGCGGGGCGCCTCGACGACGCGACCGCCGACCGGCACAGCGCCGTACTCGCCTCCGTCGGGCTGCCGCTGACCTACCGGGGCGACCAGTGGCCCAAGCTCCTGGAGACGATGAAGGTCGACAAGAAGTCCCGGGGCAACGTCCTGCGCTTCATCGTCCTCGACGGACTCGCCAAGCCGACGGTCCTGGAGGGCCCCGACCCGGCCGTCCTGCTCGCCGCGTTCGGTGAGGTCTCCGCGTGA
- the pyrR gene encoding bifunctional pyr operon transcriptional regulator/uracil phosphoribosyltransferase PyrR has product MDTSSASSASGSSASAAPDGAGAGSGGSGARPVLEAPDIARVLTRIAHEIVERAKGAEDVVLLGIPTRGVFLARRLAAKLEEITGRTIPVGSLDITMYRDDLRMRPARALARTDIPADGVDGRLVVLVDDVLFSGRTIRAALDALGDIGRPRAVQLAVLVDRGHRELPIRADYVGKNLPTSLRETVKVQLAEEDGRDTVLLGTERTAPAGGR; this is encoded by the coding sequence ATGGACACCAGCAGTGCAAGTTCAGCCAGTGGAAGCTCTGCCAGTGCGGCCCCCGACGGTGCCGGCGCAGGCAGCGGTGGTTCCGGCGCGCGCCCCGTTCTGGAGGCCCCGGACATCGCACGGGTACTGACCCGTATCGCTCACGAGATCGTCGAACGCGCCAAGGGCGCCGAGGACGTCGTGCTCCTCGGCATCCCGACCCGCGGTGTGTTCCTGGCCCGCAGGCTCGCGGCCAAGCTCGAAGAGATCACCGGCCGTACGATCCCGGTCGGTTCCCTGGACATCACCATGTACCGCGACGACCTGCGGATGCGGCCCGCCCGCGCGCTGGCCCGTACGGACATCCCCGCGGACGGCGTCGACGGACGCCTGGTGGTCCTCGTCGACGACGTGCTCTTCTCCGGCCGTACGATCCGTGCCGCGCTGGACGCCCTGGGCGACATCGGCCGCCCGCGCGCGGTGCAGCTCGCGGTCCTCGTCGACCGCGGCCACCGCGAACTCCCGATCCGCGCGGACTACGTCGGCAAGAACCTCCCCACGTCGCTGCGGGAGACGGTCAAGGTCCAGCTCGCCGAGGAGGACGGCCGCGACACGGTCCTGCTCGGTACCGAGCGGACCGCCCCGGCCGGCGGCCGTTAG
- the bldD gene encoding transcriptional regulator BldD, whose amino-acid sequence MSSEYAKQLGAKLRAIRTQQGLSLHGVEEKSQGRWKAVVVGSYERGDRAVTVQRLAELADFYGVPVQELLPGTTPGGAAEPPPKLVLDLERLAHVPPEKAGPLQRYAATIQSQRGDYNGKVLSIRQDDLRTLAVIYDQSPSVLTEQLISWGVLDADARRAVAHDEG is encoded by the coding sequence ATGTCCAGCGAATACGCAAAACAGCTCGGGGCCAAGCTCCGTGCCATCCGCACCCAGCAGGGCCTTTCCCTCCACGGTGTCGAGGAGAAGTCCCAGGGCCGGTGGAAGGCCGTCGTGGTGGGTTCGTACGAGCGTGGCGACCGCGCCGTGACCGTCCAGCGCCTCGCCGAGCTGGCGGACTTCTACGGGGTTCCGGTGCAGGAGCTGCTGCCGGGCACGACGCCGGGCGGAGCGGCCGAGCCGCCGCCGAAGCTCGTCCTGGACCTGGAGCGCCTCGCCCACGTCCCGCCGGAGAAGGCCGGGCCGCTCCAGCGCTACGCGGCCACGATCCAGAGCCAGCGCGGCGACTACAACGGCAAGGTGCTGTCGATCCGCCAGGACGACCTGCGCACACTCGCCGTCATCTACGACCAGTCCCCCTCGGTGCTCACCGAGCAGCTGATCAGCTGGGGTGTGCTGGACGCGGACGCGCGGCGCGCGGTCGCGCACGACGAGGGCTGA
- a CDS encoding AAA family ATPase, giving the protein MQHAVGPPLPPPPPGAAGWGQSAQHPGRPPGWVAPGRPAGPPAPPPQPPPAPPSMETTGHIQLPPGGPVPLPAPPVASAPADTGNTTLAVLLIGPAGAGKTTVARHWARSRRMPTSHISLDDVREWVCSGFADPKTGWNDHSEAQYRLARRTCGFAARNFLANGISCILDDAVFPDRPVVGLGGWKRHVGPGLLPVVLLPGLEVVLERNAARSGNRRLGDEEVARIHGRMAGWYGSGLPIIDNSGYDVATTAQVLDDVLARSIASPPTW; this is encoded by the coding sequence ATGCAGCACGCTGTGGGACCTCCGCTGCCGCCGCCCCCACCGGGCGCCGCAGGCTGGGGACAGAGCGCCCAGCATCCCGGCCGGCCCCCGGGCTGGGTGGCACCCGGCCGGCCGGCGGGCCCGCCCGCGCCGCCGCCCCAGCCGCCGCCCGCGCCGCCGTCCATGGAGACGACCGGCCACATCCAGCTGCCGCCCGGTGGGCCGGTCCCGCTGCCGGCGCCGCCCGTGGCCAGCGCCCCGGCCGACACCGGCAACACCACGCTCGCCGTCCTCCTCATAGGACCGGCGGGCGCCGGCAAGACCACCGTCGCCCGGCACTGGGCGCGGAGCCGCCGGATGCCCACGTCGCACATCAGCCTCGACGACGTACGCGAGTGGGTCTGCTCCGGTTTCGCCGACCCCAAGACCGGCTGGAACGACCACTCCGAGGCCCAGTACCGGCTGGCCCGTCGCACCTGCGGCTTCGCCGCGCGCAACTTCCTGGCCAACGGCATCTCCTGCATCCTCGACGACGCCGTCTTCCCCGACCGCCCGGTCGTCGGCCTCGGCGGCTGGAAGCGCCACGTGGGCCCCGGCCTGCTGCCCGTCGTCCTGCTGCCGGGCCTGGAAGTCGTCCTGGAGCGCAACGCGGCCCGCAGCGGCAACCGCCGCCTCGGCGACGAGGAAGTCGCCCGGATCCACGGCCGGATGGCCGGCTGGTACGGCTCGGGGCTGCCGATCATCGACAACTCGGGCTACGACGTGGCGACCACCGCCCAGGTGCTCGACGACGTACTCGCCCGCTCCATCGCCTCCCCTCCGACCTGGTGA
- the nusB gene encoding transcription antitermination factor NusB, translated as MAARNTARKRAFQILFEADQRGASVQTVLADWIRHARTDDRQPPVSEYTMELVEGYAEHADRIDDLIATYAVGWTLDRMPVVDRNIIRLSAHELVWVDGTPDAVVMDEAVQLAKEFSTDESPAFINGLLGRFKDLKPSLRRD; from the coding sequence GTGGCTGCCCGGAACACGGCGCGCAAGCGCGCCTTCCAGATCCTCTTCGAGGCCGACCAGCGCGGGGCGTCCGTGCAGACCGTCCTCGCGGACTGGATCCGTCACGCCCGGACCGACGACCGGCAGCCACCGGTCAGTGAGTACACGATGGAGCTCGTCGAGGGGTACGCGGAGCACGCGGACCGTATCGACGACCTCATCGCCACCTACGCGGTGGGCTGGACCCTCGACCGGATGCCGGTCGTCGACCGCAACATCATCAGGCTCAGCGCGCACGAGCTGGTGTGGGTCGACGGGACGCCGGACGCCGTCGTGATGGACGAGGCGGTGCAGCTCGCCAAGGAGTTCTCCACCGACGAGTCGCCGGCCTTCATCAACGGCCTGCTCGGCCGGTTCAAGGACCTCAAGCCGAGTCTGCGCCGCGACTGA
- a CDS encoding PH-like domain-containing protein, which produces MTPLINLHLAAEQKSADVTDWSGRIGWIVGLLLFVALVYWLMREGWKWRGTLQSDLPELPGMPDEPGAARLEMSGRYHGSTTAGQWLDRIVAHGLGTRSKAEVTLTDAGVAVVRPGAEDFFIPAAQLREARLDKGIAGKVLTEGGMLIITWQHGDKLLDSGFRSDRAAEQAAWVEAVNAMSRPAGAHTTDSTTSTTHHPITTEGTAR; this is translated from the coding sequence GTGACACCTCTCATCAATCTTCACCTCGCAGCGGAACAGAAGTCGGCGGACGTCACCGACTGGTCGGGCCGCATCGGCTGGATCGTCGGCCTGCTGCTCTTCGTCGCGCTCGTCTACTGGCTGATGCGCGAAGGCTGGAAGTGGCGCGGGACGCTCCAGAGCGACCTCCCCGAGCTGCCTGGAATGCCGGACGAACCGGGTGCGGCCAGACTGGAGATGAGCGGCCGCTACCACGGCTCGACCACGGCAGGGCAGTGGCTCGACCGGATCGTCGCGCACGGCCTGGGCACCCGCAGCAAGGCCGAGGTGACGCTCACGGACGCGGGTGTGGCGGTCGTACGCCCCGGGGCCGAGGACTTCTTCATCCCGGCGGCGCAGCTCCGCGAGGCCCGGCTCGACAAGGGCATCGCGGGCAAGGTCCTCACCGAGGGCGGCATGCTGATCATCACCTGGCAGCACGGCGACAAGCTGCTCGACTCCGGCTTCCGCTCCGACCGGGCGGCGGAACAGGCCGCCTGGGTCGAGGCCGTCAACGCCATGAGCCGCCCGGCGGGCGCGCACACCACGGACAGCACCACCAGCACCACGCACCACCCGATCACGACGGAAGGCACCGCACGATGA
- the aroQ gene encoding type II 3-dehydroquinate dehydratase, with amino-acid sequence MSARVLVLNGPNLGRLGSREPDVYGATSYAGLVEACTLLGKELGLDVEVRETNDEGEMIRWLHEAADGAVPVVINPGAFTHYSYAMRDAAAQRTAPLIEVHISNPYAREEFRHNSVIAAVASGTVAGFGIGSYRLALRALAGELSG; translated from the coding sequence GTGAGCGCCCGCGTCCTCGTGCTCAACGGCCCCAACCTGGGCAGGCTGGGCTCCCGCGAGCCCGACGTCTACGGTGCGACGTCGTACGCGGGACTCGTCGAGGCCTGCACCCTGCTGGGCAAGGAGCTCGGTCTCGACGTCGAGGTGCGTGAGACCAACGACGAGGGCGAGATGATCCGCTGGCTGCACGAGGCGGCCGACGGCGCGGTCCCCGTCGTGATCAACCCCGGTGCGTTCACGCACTACTCGTACGCCATGCGGGACGCGGCGGCCCAGCGCACCGCCCCGCTCATCGAGGTGCACATCTCGAATCCGTACGCCCGCGAGGAGTTCCGTCACAACTCGGTAATCGCTGCGGTCGCCAGCGGTACCGTGGCGGGCTTCGGGATCGGCTCCTACCGCCTCGCCCTGCGGGCGCTGGCCGGGGAACTCTCCGGCTGA
- a CDS encoding aspartate carbamoyltransferase catalytic subunit translates to MKRHLISAADLTRDDAVLILDTAEEMARVADRPVKKLPTLRGRTVVNLFFEDSTRTRISFEAAAKRLSADVINFSAKGSSVSKGESLKDTALTLEAMGADAVVIRHGSSGAPYRLATSGWIDGAVVNAGDGTHEHPTQALLDAFTMRRRLVGADTGIGRDLEGRRITIVGDVLHSRVARSNVHLLHTLGARVTLVAPPTLVPIGVEHWPCEVSYDLDRVLPESDAVMMLRVQRERMNAAFFPTEREYSRRYGLDGDRMARMPGDSIVMHPGPMNRGMEITADVADSDRCTAVEQVANGVSIRMAVLYLLLGGSEPAMTSRTEESK, encoded by the coding sequence ATGAAGCGTCACCTCATCTCGGCCGCCGATCTCACCCGTGACGACGCCGTCCTGATCCTCGACACCGCCGAGGAGATGGCCCGGGTCGCCGACCGGCCGGTCAAGAAGCTTCCGACCCTGCGCGGCCGGACCGTCGTCAACCTCTTCTTCGAGGACTCGACCCGGACCCGCATCTCCTTCGAGGCCGCCGCCAAGCGGCTCTCCGCCGACGTCATCAACTTCTCCGCGAAGGGCTCGTCGGTCTCCAAGGGCGAGTCCCTCAAGGACACCGCGCTGACCCTGGAAGCCATGGGCGCCGACGCCGTCGTCATCCGGCACGGCTCGTCCGGGGCCCCGTACCGGCTCGCCACATCGGGCTGGATCGACGGCGCTGTCGTCAACGCGGGCGACGGCACCCACGAACACCCCACCCAGGCGCTCCTCGACGCGTTCACCATGCGCCGCAGGCTGGTCGGGGCCGACACCGGCATCGGGCGCGACCTCGAAGGCCGCCGGATCACCATCGTCGGTGACGTGCTGCACAGCAGGGTCGCCCGGTCCAACGTCCATCTGCTGCACACCCTCGGCGCCCGGGTGACGCTGGTCGCGCCGCCCACGCTGGTGCCCATCGGCGTCGAGCACTGGCCCTGTGAGGTCTCGTACGACCTCGACCGGGTGCTCCCCGAATCCGACGCCGTCATGATGCTGCGTGTGCAGCGCGAGCGGATGAACGCGGCCTTCTTCCCCACCGAACGCGAGTACTCGCGCCGCTACGGCCTGGACGGCGACCGCATGGCGCGGATGCCCGGCGACTCCATCGTGATGCACCCCGGACCGATGAACCGCGGGATGGAGATCACCGCCGACGTCGCCGACTCGGACCGCTGCACCGCCGTGGAGCAGGTCGCCAACGGCGTCTCGATCCGGATGGCCGTCCTCTATCTGCTGCTGGGCGGCTCCGAGCCCGCCATGACTTCCCGTACCGAGGAGAGCAAGTAA
- a CDS encoding pyridoxal phosphate-dependent decarboxylase family protein: MADPGAQTGEPGPARTGPYAPADRRILDRLGALRAADLPVRGGRTMAYVYDSGLPGIEELANAAAAAFAGVNGLDMTAFPSVVSLENDIVARTARLLGGGPDTVGTFTSGGTESCLLAVLTAREHALRTRGVTEPELVLPETAHAAFHKAAALFGLRTVVVPVDPLTYRVRVADLTAALSDRTALVVVSAPSYAHGVIDPVAEAAAEAARHGVLCHVDACIGGWYLGHLRLGADAPAPPPFDLAVPGVTSLSVDLHKYGYTAKGASVLLFRDAELRRHGWFAHASWPGYPVVNATLQGTKPAGPLAAAWAVLERIGTDGYTALSLRVHEAVTALVAGIADIDGLRVLGSPDSSLLAIAADGPGTDPFVVADEMRRLGWYVQPQPAFAGSPANLHLTVTAAMAGEDTVRKLLGALTAAVAAAAATGPAEADPAVLAAAAALDPETLTPEEAALAVDFAGVGAQGELPERMAPVLAVLQALPPKLAERLLPELVGRLYRPAGLTAGTDGGGLTVSD; encoded by the coding sequence ATGGCTGACCCAGGTGCACAGACCGGCGAGCCGGGCCCCGCGCGGACCGGACCGTACGCGCCCGCCGACCGGCGCATCCTCGACAGGCTCGGCGCCCTGCGCGCGGCCGATCTGCCCGTCAGGGGCGGACGCACCATGGCGTACGTCTACGACTCGGGCCTGCCGGGCATCGAGGAGCTGGCCAACGCGGCGGCCGCCGCGTTCGCGGGCGTCAACGGCCTCGACATGACGGCCTTCCCCAGTGTGGTGTCCCTGGAGAACGACATCGTGGCGCGCACCGCCCGGCTGCTCGGCGGCGGCCCGGACACCGTGGGCACCTTCACCAGCGGCGGTACGGAGAGCTGTCTGCTCGCCGTCCTCACCGCCCGCGAACACGCACTGCGCACCCGTGGCGTCACCGAACCCGAACTGGTGCTGCCCGAGACCGCGCACGCGGCCTTCCACAAGGCCGCCGCGCTCTTCGGGCTCAGGACCGTGGTGGTCCCGGTGGACCCGCTGACCTACCGGGTGCGCGTCGCCGACCTCACGGCCGCGCTCTCCGACCGCACGGCGCTCGTGGTGGTCTCCGCGCCCTCGTACGCCCACGGGGTGATCGACCCGGTCGCTGAAGCCGCCGCCGAGGCGGCCCGGCACGGCGTCCTCTGCCACGTCGACGCATGTATCGGCGGCTGGTACCTGGGGCATCTGAGGCTGGGCGCCGATGCGCCGGCGCCGCCGCCGTTCGATCTCGCCGTGCCCGGTGTCACCTCGCTCTCGGTCGACCTGCACAAGTACGGATACACGGCCAAGGGCGCGTCGGTCCTGCTGTTCAGGGACGCCGAACTCCGCAGGCACGGCTGGTTCGCGCATGCCTCATGGCCCGGCTACCCGGTGGTCAACGCCACCCTCCAGGGCACCAAACCGGCCGGGCCGCTGGCTGCCGCCTGGGCGGTTCTTGAGCGGATCGGCACCGACGGGTACACGGCGCTCTCGCTGCGCGTCCACGAGGCGGTGACGGCGCTCGTGGCGGGGATCGCGGACATCGACGGGCTCCGGGTGCTCGGCAGCCCCGACTCCTCACTGCTCGCGATCGCCGCCGACGGACCGGGCACCGACCCGTTCGTGGTGGCGGACGAGATGCGCCGCCTGGGCTGGTACGTACAGCCGCAGCCCGCCTTCGCTGGCTCACCGGCCAATCTGCATCTCACCGTGACGGCGGCGATGGCGGGGGAGGACACCGTACGGAAGCTGCTCGGCGCGCTGACCGCCGCGGTGGCCGCAGCCGCGGCCACCGGGCCCGCCGAGGCCGATCCCGCGGTGCTCGCGGCCGCCGCGGCACTCGACCCGGAGACCCTCACCCCCGAGGAGGCGGCTCTCGCGGTCGACTTCGCCGGAGTGGGGGCGCAGGGGGAGCTGCCCGAGCGGATGGCGCCCGTCCTCGCGGTGCTCCAGGCGCTGCCGCCGAAGCTCGCCGAACGGCTGCTGCCCGAACTCGTCGGCCGGCTCTACCGGCCCGCGGGACTGACGGCGGGGACTGACGGCGGGGGACTGACGGTGTCGGACTGA
- a CDS encoding dihydroorotase has protein sequence MSKTLIRGAKVLGGEPQDVLIDGETIAAVGPGLSADGADVIEADGRILLPGLVDLHTHLREPGREDSETVLTGTKAAASGGFTAVHAMANTFPVADTAGVVEQVWRLGKESGYCDVQPIGAVTVGLAGKQLAELGAMHDSAAAVRVFSDDGKCVDDAVIMRRALEYVKAFDGVVAQHAQEPRLTEGAQMNEGVVSSELGLGGWPAVAEESIIARDVLLAAHVGSRVHICHLSTAGSVEIVRWAKSKGWNVTAEVTPHHLLLTDELVRTYNPVYKVNPPLRTEADVMALREALADGTIDCVATDHAPHPHEDKDCEWAAAAMGMVGLETALSVIQQTMVDTGLVDWETVADRMSFRPAAIGRLAGHGRPIAAGEPANLTLVDAAYRGEVDPAGFASRSRNTPYEGRELPGRVTHTFLRGRATVVDGKLA, from the coding sequence ATGAGCAAGACCCTGATCCGTGGTGCGAAGGTGCTCGGCGGCGAGCCGCAGGACGTCCTGATCGACGGCGAGACCATCGCGGCGGTGGGCCCCGGCCTGTCCGCCGACGGCGCCGATGTCATCGAGGCCGACGGCCGGATCCTGCTGCCCGGCCTCGTCGACCTGCACACCCATCTGCGTGAGCCGGGCCGTGAGGACTCCGAGACCGTGCTCACCGGTACCAAGGCCGCCGCCTCCGGCGGGTTCACCGCAGTCCACGCCATGGCGAACACCTTCCCCGTCGCGGACACCGCCGGCGTCGTGGAGCAGGTCTGGCGCCTGGGCAAGGAGTCCGGCTACTGCGACGTGCAGCCCATCGGCGCCGTCACCGTCGGCCTGGCCGGCAAGCAACTCGCCGAACTCGGCGCGATGCACGACTCGGCCGCCGCCGTCCGGGTCTTCTCCGACGACGGCAAGTGCGTGGACGACGCCGTGATCATGCGCCGCGCCCTGGAGTACGTGAAGGCCTTCGACGGCGTCGTTGCCCAGCACGCCCAGGAGCCCCGGCTCACCGAGGGCGCCCAGATGAACGAGGGCGTCGTCTCCTCCGAACTGGGTCTCGGCGGCTGGCCCGCCGTCGCCGAGGAGTCGATCATCGCCCGCGATGTGCTGCTCGCCGCCCACGTCGGCTCCCGGGTGCACATCTGCCACCTGTCGACGGCCGGTTCCGTGGAGATCGTCCGCTGGGCCAAGTCCAAGGGCTGGAACGTCACGGCCGAGGTGACCCCGCACCACCTCCTCCTCACCGACGAGCTGGTCCGTACGTACAACCCGGTCTACAAGGTCAACCCGCCGCTGCGCACCGAGGCCGATGTGATGGCCCTGCGCGAGGCGCTCGCCGACGGCACGATCGACTGTGTCGCCACCGACCACGCCCCGCACCCGCACGAGGACAAGGACTGCGAGTGGGCCGCGGCCGCCATGGGGATGGTGGGCCTGGAGACCGCGCTCTCCGTCATCCAGCAGACGATGGTCGACACCGGGCTCGTCGACTGGGAGACGGTCGCCGACCGGATGTCCTTCCGCCCCGCTGCCATCGGCCGCCTGGCGGGCCACGGCCGGCCGATCGCCGCCGGTGAGCCCGCGAACCTCACGCTGGTCGACGCGGCTTACCGTGGTGAGGTGGACCCCGCGGGCTTCGCCTCCCGCAGCCGCAACACTCCGTACGAGGGCCGTGAGCTGCCGGGACGCGTCACCCACACCTTCCTGCGGGGCAGGGCAACGGTCGTGGACGGGAAGCTGGCGTGA